The following coding sequences lie in one Panicum virgatum strain AP13 chromosome 6N, P.virgatum_v5, whole genome shotgun sequence genomic window:
- the LOC120677482 gene encoding transcription factor LATE FLOWERING-like, with the protein MDFDMLNSHPEAQLELMNAMLQLEQLTAFPDHHGAMMMVPSTPPPSPPCMQQQAHHHFSSSVPHHMSAGGAANGRATYHDHHQYYSSSAVTSHASCNGSARSEYAAHQDYPAAAAGGGGGGGNGGMDDGATAVGSSAMREMIFRVAALQPVNIDPEMVRPPKRRNVRISTDPQSVAARMRRERISERIRILQRLVPGGTKMDTASMLDEAIHYVKFLKTQVQSLERAAAASGRRPAPPAADDDGAAAPYPGRFSGQW; encoded by the coding sequence ATGGACTTCGACATGCTGAATTCCCACCCGGAGGCGCAGCTGGAGCTGATGAACGCAATGCTCCAGCTGGAGCAGCTCACGGCGTTCCCTGACCACCACGGCGCCATGATGATGGTGCCCTCGACGccgcccccgtcgccgccgtgcaTGCAGCAGCAAGCTCATCACCACTTCTCCTCCTCGGTGCCTCATCACATgtccgcgggcggcgccgccaaCGGCCGCGCCACCTACCACGACCACCACCAGTACTATAGCTCCTCCGCTGTCACGTCCCACGCGTCGTGCAACGGCAGCGCCCGCTCGGAGTACGCGGCGCATCAGGActaccctgccgccgccgccggcggaggaggaggcgggggcaACGGCGGCATGGACGacggcgccaccgccgtgggGTCGTCGGCGATGCGGGAGATGATCTTCCgcgtggcggcgctgcagcCGGTGAACATCGACCCGGAGATGGTGCGCCCCCCGAAGCGCCGCAACGTGCGCATCTCCACCGACCCGCAGAGCGTGGCGGCGCGGATGCGGCGGGAGCGCATCAGCGAGCGCATCCGCATCCTGCAGCGGCTCGTCCCGGGCGGCACCAAGATGGACACCGCGTCCATGCTGGACGAGGCCATCCACTACGTCAAGTTCCTCAAGACGCAGGTGCAGTCcctcgagcgcgccgccgccgccagcggccgccgcccggcgccaccggcggcggacgacgacggcgccgccgcgccctaccCCGGCCGCTTCAGCGGCCAGTGGTAG